Part of the Zonotrichia albicollis isolate bZonAlb1 unplaced genomic scaffold, bZonAlb1.hap1 Scaffold_254, whole genome shotgun sequence genome is shown below.
ggtgaccttatcacccTCTTTTACTttctgaagggtggctgtggtgagctgggggtcggtctctttctcggggcaacaacagacagaacaagaggacacagtctcaagttGTGCCAAGAGAGATagaggctagaattaaggaggaaatttttcacagaaagagtggtaaTACTGGAATCATtgacccagggaagtggtggagtcaccatccctcgatgtgttaaagggaagactggatgtggcacttgatgCCATGATCtcgttgaggtgttagaacatgggttggactcgatgatcttcaaggtctcttccagcctagaaattctgtgattctatgattcatggaagcaaggatccACTGTGACACTTCAGGGCCGGGGGGGACCaagcaccattgtgacactgcagggccaaagatccaagggactttgtgacaccaaggggtcCTATGGAACCAAAaaaacattgtgacactgggaggccccatggaaccatggagaccattgggacactgGGAAACCGTGCTGACACAAAATTAGGTGCGAGTTTAATCTGCTGGACAGTAGGAGCGCTCTGCACAGGGCcttggacaggctggatccagggcccaaatccaacaaggtgaggtttaacaagaccaagtgccgggtcctccactttggccacaacaacccctgcagttcTACAGCTTGGGAACAGAGTGGGTGAAGAgcggccaggcagaaagggacctgcagggactgatggacagcaggctggacatgaggcagcagtgtgcccaggtgggcaagaaggccaatggctcctggcctggatcaggaatggtgtggccagcaggagcagggcagtgattcttcccctgtgctcagcactgtttgggcagcacctcgagtgctgtgtcaaGTTCTGGgccccccaatttaggaaggccatggaggggctggagcgtgtccagagaagggcaacaagtctggggaggggtctggaacacaagtcctgtgaggagtgggtGAGGGCCCTGGTAGATGTTCAAGTtctccagcccttgctggccccaggatctgatggcatttgtgctccctcaggttcatgtccccacaccaacagcatgggggtgctccccctgctgtgtgcaatgcaaacaggggctgctgagccagtgctgccgtgtctgtgcctgcaaggatggggcacctgtgtgagctgggggagaggccagggctgcagagggaggatgttgttggcagctccatgaggacgctctgggacgctgccctgggctgtgcagcgcactggggatggatcagcccctgctctgctgctccttcctgtctgccccagggcccttgcagagccccagccatgctgtttgcccccagcctgcccacggccagcctggggctgctcatggggcttttctgtgctgagcattggcctgggtgtgttcttgagagagcctgggcaaggagcctggagcccccaggccctggcctgaggcgtcagcgctgccccagcagtgcccatggcctgtccctgctgcagccccggcactgccacccccagggctgtgcccggccccgagagcactcaggccctgcagcaacaccagggccacccgggcagcggggcagggccacggcagcagcactggcaacaccaagtgctgctgctgctgggcacagctgctgggccagcactgatctgccccagctctgcacacagacattgctgctgcagctccaaaataGGAAACAGTAGGGCATCTCTGGTGAAAACTCTGCGGGTAGATCCTTTAGTTCCTGTAAAGCCTACAGGAAAACAGCcgctcattgacacagtctgtgacTGTAGGGAAggtggagaaaaacaaaatgagaaatggcacaaacaatgacatttctgtGTAGACAATATGAAAACggtaaaataaaagaaaacacccACAACTAAACAAACAAGAAGTATGAAAGgtgacttttattacaagtgatttcaAGACATttgccagcagtttaatgtttctgaaagcatccagtcatcagtctccacactgcagcgttgagctcctggttcctcaggctgtagatgagggggttcagggttggaggcaccaccgagtacagaactgacagggccagatccagggatggggaggacatggaggggggcctGAGGTGAGCAAACATGATAGTGCTAATGAACAGGGTGAgaacagccaggtgagggaggcatgtggaaaaggctttgtgccgtccctgctcagaggggatcctcagcacagccctgaagatctgcacataagagaaaacaatgaacacaaaacagccaaatgaTGAACAGGCAGTAACAGCAAGAaacccaagttccctgaggtaggatttagagcaggagagctttaggatctgtgggatttcacagaagaactggcccagggcattgccatggcacaggggcagggaaaatgtactGGCAGTGTgaatgagagcattgagaaaggcactggcccaggcagctg
Proteins encoded:
- the LOC102065622 gene encoding olfactory receptor 14J1-like; protein product: MSNSSSTRHFLLLALADTRQLQLLHFCLLLGTSLAALLGNGLIISAVACSPHLHTPMFFFLLNLALSDLGSICTTVPKAMHNSLWDTRDISYTGCAAQLFFFLFFIGAAYYLLTIMCYDRYVSICKPLHYGTLLGSRACAHMTAAAWASAFLNALIHTASTFSLPLCHGNALGQFFCEIPQILKLSCSKSYLRELGFLAVTACSSFGCFVFIVFSYVQIFRAVLRIPSEQGRHKAFSTCLPHLAVLTLFISTIMFAHLRPPSMSSPSLDLALSVLYSVVPPTLNPLIYSLRNQELNAAVWRLMTGCFQKH